One stretch of Lachnospiraceae bacterium oral taxon 096 DNA includes these proteins:
- the whiA gene encoding DNA-binding protein WhiA — MSYSTSVKDELSRVMPDECESQIAELAGILSFIGRVHISENDEYMLSISTEHAGTARKCFTLLKKTFNIKTSIAISKNSFLHRRHTYIVKLKSDEDTKRVLESTKLIDKYGRIGEDLTLQKNRVVSKGCCRRAFLRGAFLASGSVSDPEKAYHFEIVCPTKGRAMQIQHIMKELNLEAKIVMRKKSYIVYLKEGDFIGDALRTMSAANSLMEFENVRILKGMRNKVNRSVNCETANLNKTVNAYLKQKADIELIVKTIGLDALKPNLQEMAKVRLEYPDANLMILGNYLNPPVGKSGVNHRLRKLAEVADKLREEMDEEKRT; from the coding sequence ATGTCATATTCAACATCAGTAAAAGATGAATTGTCAAGAGTAATGCCCGATGAGTGTGAGAGCCAAATTGCAGAACTTGCAGGGATTTTGAGCTTTATTGGAAGAGTACATATTTCAGAAAATGACGAGTATATGCTCTCAATCTCTACAGAGCATGCAGGTACAGCTAGAAAGTGCTTTACTTTGCTCAAGAAAACATTTAATATAAAGACGAGTATTGCAATTAGTAAGAATTCTTTCCTACATCGCAGACATACTTATATAGTGAAACTCAAAAGCGATGAAGATACAAAGAGGGTATTAGAAAGTACAAAATTGATCGACAAATATGGTCGAATTGGTGAGGATCTAACTCTTCAAAAAAATAGAGTTGTTTCTAAGGGTTGTTGCAGGAGAGCTTTCTTACGTGGTGCTTTCTTAGCGAGTGGTTCGGTTTCGGACCCAGAGAAAGCATACCACTTTGAAATCGTCTGTCCAACAAAGGGACGAGCTATGCAGATTCAGCACATCATGAAAGAGCTGAATCTGGAAGCTAAGATAGTGATGAGAAAGAAGTCGTATATTGTCTATTTGAAGGAGGGTGATTTTATTGGCGATGCCCTGCGCACAATGTCAGCGGCAAATTCTTTAATGGAGTTTGAGAATGTGCGTATACTTAAGGGAATGCGAAATAAAGTTAATCGCTCCGTCAATTGTGAGACGGCTAATCTTAACAAGACGGTTAATGCTTACTTGAAACAAAAGGCGGATATTGAGCTCATTGTCAAAACAATTGGATTGGATGCATTAAAACCTAATTTGCAAGAAATGGCAAAGGTGAGATTGGAATATCCAGATGCCAATTTAATGATATTGGGCAATTACTTAAATCCGCCAGTGGGAAAGAGCGGAGTCAACCACAGGCTTCGGAAATTAGCTGAAGTGGCGGACAAGCTCCGAGAAGAAATGGATGAGGAGAAAAGGACATGA
- a CDS encoding HPr family phosphocarrier protein → MIKKTITVELESGLEARPIAMLVQLASQFASSIYLESENKKVNAKSIMGMMTMALKNGTKVTVLADGEDERAAVTGIESYLTNQ, encoded by the coding sequence ATGATCAAGAAGACAATTACTGTGGAATTAGAAAGTGGATTGGAGGCAAGACCAATTGCGATGTTAGTGCAGCTGGCTAGCCAATTTGCAAGTAGTATTTATCTAGAAAGTGAAAATAAGAAGGTAAATGCAAAGAGCATTATGGGAATGATGACAATGGCATTAAAAAATGGCACGAAAGTGACCGTACTAGCTGATGGTGAGGATGAACGAGCGGCCGTCACAGGAATAGAGTCATATTTAACAAACCAATAG
- the murB gene encoding UDP-N-acetylmuramate dehydrogenase, with the protein MDWKNRLQEKLQEILTEDEIRIAEPMSAHTTFHIGGPAALFVEPKTEEKIRLVLEIIQNEGVDYFVLGRGSDLLVSDRGYNGVIVSTAGLDKIAVEGEQIVAGAGVFLADLSKTAAEAKLMGLEFSCGIPGSVGGAIFMNAGAYESEISHVLSEALILESDGIIHWVPMEDLDLGYRHSNIEEKKRTILAGRFTLKKGNPEEINAKILDLTRRREEKQPLEYPSAGSTFKRPKGYFAGKLISDAGLCGYQRGGAQVSKKHCGFVINVDHATAEDVYGLIGDVQRIVKEKFGVELHPEVRMLGEF; encoded by the coding sequence ATGGATTGGAAGAATAGGTTGCAAGAAAAATTGCAAGAGATTTTGACTGAAGATGAGATTCGCATTGCAGAACCAATGTCAGCCCATACTACATTTCACATTGGAGGACCTGCTGCACTGTTTGTCGAGCCAAAGACGGAAGAAAAAATAAGATTGGTGCTTGAAATCATTCAAAATGAGGGTGTAGATTACTTTGTACTTGGCAGAGGAAGCGATCTTTTGGTCAGTGACAGAGGCTATAATGGCGTGATTGTGAGCACAGCAGGTTTAGATAAAATTGCAGTGGAAGGGGAGCAAATTGTTGCAGGAGCAGGTGTTTTTTTGGCAGACTTGTCAAAGACAGCTGCAGAGGCAAAATTAATGGGACTGGAGTTTTCTTGTGGAATTCCTGGAAGTGTTGGTGGAGCTATTTTTATGAATGCAGGTGCCTATGAAAGTGAAATTTCTCATGTGCTCAGTGAGGCATTGATTTTAGAAAGTGATGGAATTATTCATTGGGTGCCGATGGAGGACCTTGACCTAGGTTATCGCCACAGCAATATTGAGGAAAAAAAGAGAACGATTTTGGCGGGAAGGTTCACACTAAAGAAGGGGAATCCAGAGGAAATTAACGCAAAGATTTTGGATCTCACAAGAAGAAGGGAGGAAAAGCAACCTCTTGAGTATCCAAGTGCAGGGTCAACATTTAAGCGACCGAAGGGATATTTTGCAGGAAAATTAATTTCGGATGCTGGGCTTTGTGGGTATCAAAGAGGAGGAGCACAAGTTTCAAAGAAACATTGTGGATTTGTCATCAATGTAGACCATGCTACAGCAGAAGATGTCTATGGACTGATTGGTGATGTGCAAAGAATTGTAAAGGAAAAATTTGGGGTGGAATTGCACCCAGAAGTTCGAATGTTGGGAGAGTTTTAA
- the rapZ gene encoding RNase adapter RapZ has protein sequence MKFVIVTGMSGSGKTVALKALEDIGYDCMDNLPVELLPKLVEIEKSKGATAMTAFGIDIRRKESLENMQKILEDVDNKNVEYSILFLDADNETLIKRYKETRRSHPLSKDGRIETGIEKERKALEFLRNRAEYYIDTSHFLTKELRAEIVSIFADKKVHRDLFVNVLSFGFAYGIPKDADLVFDVRFLTNPFYEADLRLKSGEDKKVKEYIFRDGMAEIFMTKLQDMVEFLIPQYVKEGRSQLVIAIGCTGGQHRSVCIACALAERLKKYSGISLNLEHRDCDRNIKRLS, from the coding sequence ATGAAATTTGTCATCGTAACTGGAATGAGTGGGTCTGGTAAGACAGTGGCCTTAAAAGCATTAGAGGATATAGGATACGATTGCATGGATAACCTTCCGGTGGAGTTGTTGCCAAAACTTGTGGAGATAGAAAAGTCTAAGGGTGCAACAGCAATGACAGCATTTGGAATTGACATCCGAAGAAAGGAATCTTTGGAGAATATGCAAAAGATTCTAGAAGATGTCGACAATAAAAATGTAGAGTATAGCATTTTATTTTTGGATGCGGATAATGAGACACTCATTAAGCGCTACAAGGAGACAAGAAGAAGTCATCCCCTGTCAAAGGATGGAAGAATTGAAACAGGCATTGAAAAGGAGAGAAAGGCACTTGAGTTTTTGCGCAACCGGGCAGAGTACTATATAGATACCAGTCACTTTTTGACTAAGGAATTGCGAGCAGAAATTGTTTCGATTTTTGCGGACAAAAAGGTGCACAGGGATTTATTTGTCAATGTCCTATCTTTTGGCTTTGCCTATGGTATTCCAAAAGATGCAGATTTAGTTTTTGATGTGCGTTTTTTGACCAATCCATTTTATGAGGCAGACCTTCGCTTAAAATCTGGAGAAGATAAAAAGGTAAAGGAGTATATCTTTCGGGATGGTATGGCAGAAATATTTATGACGAAACTTCAGGATATGGTGGAATTTTTAATTCCACAATATGTCAAAGAGGGAAGAAGTCAATTAGTCATTGCCATTGGCTGTACGGGCGGTCAACATCGCTCTGTGTGCATTGCCTGTGCCTTGGCAGAGCGACTAAAAAAATATTCAGGGATTTCATTAAATTTGGAACATCGAGATTGTGATCGGAATATTAAAAGGTTAAGTTAG